Genomic DNA from Neochlamydia sp. AcF84:
CATCTTGTGAGATATTTAGAATAATCCCTAACCCTAAAATATTAGCCACTAAAGAGCTGCCTCCTTGGCTAAACCAAGGCAAATCTAAGCCTGTACTCGGCAATAGACCAGATACCAGGCCTAGATTTAAAAATGTCTAAAAGCTGTTAACTGAAAAATATCAGGCTGTTAATAAAGGAATTTATTTAAGCCGATTACTACCAGGTAGGCAATCATAATAAATGAGTATAGCCTTGCCTAAGCGCCGATATCCTTTAAAACCATGCAACAAAGAAAATTTAGAAATATTCTTATAAGTCTCTTTTTTACTAAAAACCCTCTGTACAGGACAAAATTGAGAAAGCCCGTCTAAAAGCTTATACTGTTTTTTCTTACCAGGAGAAAACAGATGAAAGAAATAGACGAGCTAAGAGAAGTTTTAAGTCAAACTTTAGATTGGAACCGAGCAAGACTTACATGCTTTTGCCAAATTGTTCTAGCTCTTTTTAGGGTTAGAAGCGTTAATCTTACTCAACTAGCCACAGCTTTTCAAGGAAAAGCAAAACTAGACTCCCACTATAAAAGGCTACAGCGCTTTTTCCGAGCACTAAAATTTGACATAGGAGATGCTTTTGAAATCAGTTTACAAATATTTCCTATTAAAAGGAAAGTATGGCTGATTATAGATAGAACAAATTGGCAGGTAGGTAGCAAAAACATTAATATTTTAACTTTAGCGATGGCTTATGAAGGAACAGCTATTCCTTTGGCCTGGTTTGTGATGAATATAGCTGGTAATCCCTATACTGATGACCTCATTAAACTTTTAGAAAAAGTTATTAGGCAATTAGGCCCATCAAAAATTGCAGGTCTTATTGGAGGCAGAGAATTTATAGGGAGCTAATGGTTTGATTACCTGATAAAAAGTGAGATTCCTTTTTATATGCGTATTAGGGAAGACACTCTAGTGGAAGGAGCAAGAAATGGCTATGCAGTTTCTTTTAGAGACGTGTTTCGTCATCTAAGAGAAGGTAAAAAAAAGTGTTAGGTCAACCTTTACAGATGCTCGGCCATTCCTTTTATGTAGCTGCAAGCCGCCTAAAAGATGAGCTTTTAATCGTGGTCACTAATAAAAATCCAAAAAAAGCTATAAGCATCTACAACATTAGATGGGAGATAGAGATCTTATTTGCTTGTCTAAAAACGCTAGGCTTTTGCTTGGAAGATACCTATTTAACTCCTCCTGAAAGAATCGACAGGCTAATTTTTACTTTAAGTATAGCTTTTTGCTGAGCCTATAGACTAGGTAATGTAGCTGCGGACGCCGTCCTTATGAGTTGTGAGAAGCATGGCAGGAGAGCTAAAAGCTTATTTTGCTATGAATTAGATAAAATAGGGCTATTTTATTTGAGAATACCTAGATGTTCTAACCTTTTTCTTTGGTTGCTAAAACTTTTTGATCCATTCTTATCCTCCAGCATTCTTAAAAGGGTTTTTTATAAAAAATTATTTTTGCCCTGTATAGAACTTAAAAATAAAACAACCTATTTTAAGCGCCTCTTATTTAGGTACCTGTATTTTAAAAATATAAAAATTGCCTTTTTAATTTTACTTTTATATAAGAAAATGAAAAATATTTTTTTTTCGCCCTTCTTAAAAATGTAAGGGTGTAATAGGATTATAAACAGCTCTCTATCCCTTGAAATGTAAGCCAGCCTAAAAGAAGGGCAACCGAATGAATTTAGAGCATACGCACAGCTCTACTATATTACCCACTAACACTAACTCTTTTCTCATAGCAAAAAATAATACTTTTGACCCATCTAATCCTTTAGCAACTCTACCTTTAAAAATTTTCCAAAAAATTTTTCTTTCTTTTAATAATTTAAGTGAAGACGAATTAAGAAAAATTCTTGATGTAAGAAGCTATGCTCGAGTGTTTAGACAGCACATGCCTAATAATGTCAAATTTTTGCAGCTCTACCAACCTCAGAAACTGCACCCTTATCTTGACAAGCTTTCAAGTCATTTAAATCAAAACCCTTTTTCGATTGATGGTAGTCATAATTTTTTATCGGCAGATAGACTGGAAGAGAACTACACCCACGCTTTAAAACTTGCTATCCAAGAAGAAGATCCTGCTCAGACAAGATTATGTATAGAAAAACTAGGCGATATCTATTTAATAAAAGGAACGCAGCAAACGCTCCTTCAAGCCGCAGGACTTTATAATTATGTCTTACATGATTCATCTTTAGACGAGCAAGAAAGTATTAAAGAAAAGCTATCAAAAGTCGAAATTTTGCTTAGTAAGGCTTGTAAAGGAAAATCTTTAGAATCGTCCTTATTAGAAGAACAATTTGAAAATAACCGGAAAGAATTGAAAAAATTTAGGGATGAAATAGAAGAGAAAATTCAAGCTTTCGGCTTAGATCCTTCTCCTGAAAAAGTCCAAGAAATCTACCATGAGATTGCCTTGTGGATAAAAACTTTTTTTAAACATCTTGTAGGTCAAGCTCAAGAGGTTTTAGGATCCTCGCCTTGTGAATATGCAATGATAGGCTTTGGTTCACTAGCTAGAGAAGAGATGACACCTTACTCAGATTTAGAGTTTGGCATTCTTATGCAAGAAGACACTTTTGGAAACAGAGATTATTTCAGACGTCTAACAACTCTTCTTCATTTAAAAGTGATTAACCTAGGCGAGACAATCTTACCTGCTTTAAATATTCCCTGCATAAAAGAGGCTAATTTTTTTGATAGCGTTACTCCTAGAGGATTTGCCTTTGATGGTGAAGGAGTGCAAGGTAAAGGCTGTAAAACCCCCTTTGGCAATCGCCAAACATTTGAGCTTATCCAAACTCCAAAACAGATGGCCCAATATGTGGGTAAAGATAAAAAAAGCCAGTGGTGGCATGAAAAAGAGCCCCATCTTCCTATGGAATTACTAAACCATACTCCTCTACTAAGCAATGGGGAGTTAACTAAAGCTTATGATGAGGAAATTCGAGAGGTGCTTGATATGGCCTATCAAAAAAGCCTTGATCTGCGTCACTATTTAGCTAAAAAGCACCTTGTGTTAGCTGATATGAAAACTTTTAATCCGGGAATGGGGGATCCAGACAAGCACGGTATGCTTTTTCAAGTTAAAAATGATTTTTATCGGTTTCCTCATTTAGCTATTGACAGGCTAGCTCTTCTTAAAAAAGTAACAGTTTCCGACACTTTTACTAGGATTGATAAGTTAAGTAAGCTAGGGATTATAACACAAGGAGCCAATGAAAAGTTAAAGGATTGGATGAGCCTAGCATTATTCATGCGTCTTAAAACTTATTCTCATTATCAAGCACAAAAAGAAATGATGAATCCTCTCCTTAAGCCCTTTGGATTTGAGGATCCAAATCTTATTAAACAGCAGTTTGCTTTAGATCATAAAAGTTTAAAATGGATAAAAAAGATCTACCGAATCTTTATTCCTTTTTACCAAGCCATTGAAGAATTTTTAGCAGGCAATGAAGACGAACTTAAATCGTCTGATTTGGAGGATAACTCACCAGAGATGCGAGGGAATATACTACTAAGGCTTTTTCAACAAAAAAAAGCAGAAAAATGGTATCTTTTAGCGAAAGAAACAAATCCGCAGAATGTGAGGGTTTTAAATGCTCTTGCAAGGATCTACTACGAACAAGGCAATTTAGATAGGGCGAAGGAATATTTAAATAAAGCTCTTACCATTGGCCGCCAGCTTTTTGGTGAAAATCATCCCATCATGGCAACAAGTTATAACAACCTAGGACTAATTTACCAAGACCAAGGCAAATTAGACAAAGCTGCAGAATTTAGTAACAAGGTCCTTGCTATTGTTCATAAGCTTTTTGGTGATAATCACCCTGCCGTGGCAATTTGTTACAACAGTCTAGGAATAATCTACAAAGAGCAAGGCAATCTAGACAAAGCGATTGAGTATGCTGAGAAAGCCCTTGCTATTAACCTTAAGCTTTTTGGTGAAAATCATCCTGCCTTAGCAACAAATTACAACAATCTAGGAACCATCCACAAAGGCCGAGGCAATTTAGACAAAACGCTAGAATATAGCGCTAAAGCACTTGCCATTAATCTTAAGCTTTATGGAGAAAATCATCCTACAGTGGCAACAAATTACAACAACCTGGGACAAGCCTACAAAGAACGAGGCAACTTAGACAAAGCGGTTGAGTATGTTGAGAAAGCCCTTGCTATTAACCGTAAGCTTTTTGGTGAAAATCACCCTGCCGTGGCAACAAATTACAGCGATTTAGGAGCAATCTACCAAGAACAAGGCCACCCAGGCAAAGCAGCAGAATACAGTCACAAAGCCCTTGCTATTGATCTTAAGCTTTTTGGTGATAATCATCCCACTATAGCAATTCGTTACAGCAATCTAGGACAAATTTATCAAGGCCAAGGCAAATTAGACAAAGCAGCAGAATACAGTCAAAAAGCTCTTGCTATTGACCTTAAGCTTTTTGGTGAAAATCATCCCACCATAACAATTCGTTACAGCAATCTAGGACAAATTTATCAAAGCCAAGGCAAATTAGACAAAGCAGCAGAATATAGTCAAAAAGCCCTTGCTATTGACCTTAAGCTTTTTGGGGAAAACAATCCCACCATAGCAATTCGTTACAACAACCTAGGAGCAATCTACAAAGATGAAGGCAATTTAGACAAAGCAGCAGAATATAGCCAAAAATCCCTTGCTATTAACTTTAAGCTTTTTGGGGGAAATCATCCCGCCGTGGCAAGAAATTACAACAACCTGGCAGCAATCTACAAAGATGAAGGCAATTTAGACAAAGCGGCTGAGTATGCTGAGAAGGGCCTTGCTATTGATCTTAAGCTTTTTGGTGAAAATCATCCCACCATAGCAATTCGTTACAACAACCTAGGACAAATTTACCAAGGCCAAGGCAAATTAAACAAAGCAGCAGAATACAGTCAAAAAGCCCTTGCTATTGACTTTAAGCTTTTTGGTGAAAATCATTCCACCGTGGCAACAAATTACAACAACCTAGGAGCAATCTACAAAGATGAAGGCAAATTAGACAAAGCAGCAGAATACAGTCACAAAGCCCTTGCTATTAACCTTACACTTTTTGGTGATAATCATCCCACCATGGCAACTTGTTACAGCAATCTAGGAATAATCTACAAAAAACAAGGCAAATTAGACAAAGCAGCAGAATACAGTCATAAAGCCCTTGCTATTAACCTTAAGCTTTTTGGTGAAAATCATTCTGAAGTGGCAGCAAATTACAGCAATCTAGGAGCAATCTACCAAGAACAAGGCCACTTAGGCAAAGCAGCAGAATACAGTCAAAAAGCCCTTGCTATTCACTCTAAGCTTTTTGGTGATAATCATCCCGCCGTGGCAATTCGTTACAACAACCTAGGACAAATTTACCAAGCCCAAGGCAAATTAGACAAAGCAGCAGAATACAGTCACAAAGCCCTTGCTATTAACCTTAAGCTTTTTGGTGAAACTCATTTCAACGTGGCAACAAATTACAACAACCTAGGACTAATCTATCAAGAGCAAGGCAACCTAGACAAAGCAGTAGAATATAACGCTAAAGCACTTGCCATTAATCTTAAGCTTTATGGGGAAAATCATCCTAAAGTGGCAATTTGTTACGATAACTTAGGACAAATTTATCAAGATCAAGGCAATTTAGATAAAGCGAAAGATTATACCCACCACGCCCTCGCAATTAACCTTAAGCTTTTTGGGGAAAATCATCCTGAAGTGGCAATTTGTTACAATAACCTAGGAGCAATCTACAAAGATGAAGGTAAGTTAAGCAAAGCGCTAAAATATAGCCACAAAGCACTTGCTATTAACTTTGAGCTTTTTGGTGAGAATCATCCTACTGTGGCAATTCGTTACAGCAATTTAGGAGCAATCTATCAAGCCCAAGGCAACTTAGACAAAGCGATAGAATATAGTCACAAAGCACTTGCTATTAACCATAAGCATTTCGGTGAAAACCATTCCAAGATAGCAACAAATTACAATAACCTAGGAGAGATTTACCAACTAAAAGGAAATATGGAAAAAGCCCTTGAATGTGTCAATCATGCGCTTAGAATTGCTATCGACATCTATGGTAACAACCATCCTACCGTAGCCGCGCTTGTAACCAGCCAGCAAACACTTAAGAAAGAGACATAGGCTACCAAAAGTAGAGATGATCCATAGATGGCACAGAAGTCCTGACAATAAAGGTAACATTGAAGAATGTAATACACTCACCTTACGCAGGCATAGAACTCCTTTGTAAATTTTGCAGTTCTTGATAGGCCATCTGATTGGCTTTAAGGATTAACTTATATTTTAAAGCAAAGTGATTAAGTAAAGTTTTAATTTTAAGAAATTCAAGCTTGCAATAAGCGATAAGAGATGAAAAAATATGATTTCTTTGAGAGCGAGCAATTTTGGTGGGTGACTTCTCAAGGCTAGCATTTTGCTTTATCGATTTGTGATATTGGTGAGTCGACCTGCGGAACTTCCCCACAGGCCTCTCTTAGAACGGTACAGGAACCTCTCGATTCATACCGCTCCCAATTAAGCAAACGCTCCTATCATTCCTCTTTTCCAATGTACAAATAGCCCTGGGTTTCTCATGACTATTTTTTCCATAAAGGTAATAGCTCTTGTTTTGCGACCTGCAAGTCTTTTGTATTTACGCATAGCCCATGTGATTAATGACTTATTAAAATGACGACAGATTTGATATAAAGCTGCTGGCCGATATCTCCCGTAATATTCTAACCATCCTCGGATGATTGGATTATACATTTTGGCTATATCTTTAAGCTCCAAACCTGTCTTATTTCTTATATTCCATTGTCTTATGGTTGCTTGCATAGATTTCAACGCTGTTTTGCTTACGGCTGGTGTAAAACTAACAAGTATTCTGTTTCGTTTGCTACTTTTAACCTTCCTTGGACGAAAAGTATATCCTAGGAAGTCAAATTTGATTTCCTTGTATTTTTCTTTACGATCTACATCTTTGCAGTAGACAATCTTTGTTTTATCTGGATGAAGAGTCAAACCACATTTTTCCATTCGCTTTTCGAGCATATGTAGAATCTGTTTTGCTTCTTGTTCCGTCTTACAATGTACTAGTGCATCATCGGCGTATCTACACCATGGTATGCCAGGGTAACTCTTTGCCATCCATGCGTCAAACACATAATGAAGAAATAGATTAGCAAGCACGGGGCTGATTACTCCCCCTTGAGGTGTACCCGTCGTTCTTTGGACAAGGGTTCCATTTTCTAGTTGGAGTGGTGCTTTCAGCCATCTTTCGATATATAAAATAACCCATTTGTTATCTGTATGTTTTCTTACCGCTTTCATTAGAAGATCATGATCTATATTGTCAAATAGACCTTGGATATCAAATT
This window encodes:
- the ltrA gene encoding group II intron reverse transcriptase/maturase, which translates into the protein AYKLVKANAGAAGIDQQTLEDFDRNLKSNLYKIWNRMSSGSYFPPPVKAVAIPKKSGGERILGIPTVSDRIAQMIVKLMFEPTVEPYFHQNSYGYRPNKSALDAVGITRQRCWKYDWVLEFDIQGLFDNIDHDLLMKAVRKHTDNKWVILYIERWLKAPLQLENGTLVQRTTGTPQGGVISPVLANLFLHYVFDAWMAKSYPGIPWCRYADDALVHCKTEQEAKQILHMLEKRMEKCGLTLHPDKTKIVYCKDVDRKEKYKEIKFDFLGYTFRPRKVKSSKRNRILVSFTPAVSKTALKSMQATIRQWNIRNKTGLELKDIAKMYNPIIRGWLEYYGRYRPAALYQICRHFNKSLITWAMRKYKRLAGRKTRAITFMEKIVMRNPGLFVHWKRGMIGAFA
- a CDS encoding tetratricopeptide repeat protein; this encodes MNLEHTHSSTILPTNTNSFLIAKNNTFDPSNPLATLPLKIFQKIFLSFNNLSEDELRKILDVRSYARVFRQHMPNNVKFLQLYQPQKLHPYLDKLSSHLNQNPFSIDGSHNFLSADRLEENYTHALKLAIQEEDPAQTRLCIEKLGDIYLIKGTQQTLLQAAGLYNYVLHDSSLDEQESIKEKLSKVEILLSKACKGKSLESSLLEEQFENNRKELKKFRDEIEEKIQAFGLDPSPEKVQEIYHEIALWIKTFFKHLVGQAQEVLGSSPCEYAMIGFGSLAREEMTPYSDLEFGILMQEDTFGNRDYFRRLTTLLHLKVINLGETILPALNIPCIKEANFFDSVTPRGFAFDGEGVQGKGCKTPFGNRQTFELIQTPKQMAQYVGKDKKSQWWHEKEPHLPMELLNHTPLLSNGELTKAYDEEIREVLDMAYQKSLDLRHYLAKKHLVLADMKTFNPGMGDPDKHGMLFQVKNDFYRFPHLAIDRLALLKKVTVSDTFTRIDKLSKLGIITQGANEKLKDWMSLALFMRLKTYSHYQAQKEMMNPLLKPFGFEDPNLIKQQFALDHKSLKWIKKIYRIFIPFYQAIEEFLAGNEDELKSSDLEDNSPEMRGNILLRLFQQKKAEKWYLLAKETNPQNVRVLNALARIYYEQGNLDRAKEYLNKALTIGRQLFGENHPIMATSYNNLGLIYQDQGKLDKAAEFSNKVLAIVHKLFGDNHPAVAICYNSLGIIYKEQGNLDKAIEYAEKALAINLKLFGENHPALATNYNNLGTIHKGRGNLDKTLEYSAKALAINLKLYGENHPTVATNYNNLGQAYKERGNLDKAVEYVEKALAINRKLFGENHPAVATNYSDLGAIYQEQGHPGKAAEYSHKALAIDLKLFGDNHPTIAIRYSNLGQIYQGQGKLDKAAEYSQKALAIDLKLFGENHPTITIRYSNLGQIYQSQGKLDKAAEYSQKALAIDLKLFGENNPTIAIRYNNLGAIYKDEGNLDKAAEYSQKSLAINFKLFGGNHPAVARNYNNLAAIYKDEGNLDKAAEYAEKGLAIDLKLFGENHPTIAIRYNNLGQIYQGQGKLNKAAEYSQKALAIDFKLFGENHSTVATNYNNLGAIYKDEGKLDKAAEYSHKALAINLTLFGDNHPTMATCYSNLGIIYKKQGKLDKAAEYSHKALAINLKLFGENHSEVAANYSNLGAIYQEQGHLGKAAEYSQKALAIHSKLFGDNHPAVAIRYNNLGQIYQAQGKLDKAAEYSHKALAINLKLFGETHFNVATNYNNLGLIYQEQGNLDKAVEYNAKALAINLKLYGENHPKVAICYDNLGQIYQDQGNLDKAKDYTHHALAINLKLFGENHPEVAICYNNLGAIYKDEGKLSKALKYSHKALAINFELFGENHPTVAIRYSNLGAIYQAQGNLDKAIEYSHKALAINHKHFGENHSKIATNYNNLGEIYQLKGNMEKALECVNHALRIAIDIYGNNHPTVAALVTSQQTLKKET
- a CDS encoding transposase, which produces MLGQPLQMLGHSFYVAASRLKDELLIVVTNKNPKKAISIYNIRWEIEILFACLKTLGFCLEDTYLTPPERIDRLIFTLSIAFC